In the genome of Ananas comosus cultivar F153 linkage group 11, ASM154086v1, whole genome shotgun sequence, one region contains:
- the LOC109717842 gene encoding probable DNA-3-methyladenine glycosylase 2, with the protein MTHHHPLRSPPHPPSSSSQPQPQHQPYTYLHLLVSPFPFPSPMGEQTLTLTQTPTPHPSSSAPNPPSPSRKDPSDPTPASSAAPTAKIPFRPRKIRKVSGESDGDPSSSSSSARAALRAAARPLSADGEVAAAIRHLRAADPLLAPVIDVHEPPIFERFHPPFHCLVRSILYQQLAYKAAASIYARFLSLCGGEAGVLPDAVLALTPHQLRQIGISARKASYLHDLARKYHSGILSDAAIVAMDDKSLFSMLTMVNGIGAWSVHMFMIFSLHRPDVLPVGDLGVRKGVQILYGLNEVPRPSQMEQYCDKWRPYRSVGAWYMWRLVDNKGPPNLLPPTGGVLAIAGSGDGLGAIGPQQQHQQQQQHQHAQLIDPIQMLPTLR; encoded by the coding sequence ATGACCCATCATCATCCTCTTCGGTCTCCCCCGcatcctccctcctcctcctcccaaccccaaccccaacacCAACCCTACACCTACCTCCACCTCCTCGTctcccccttccccttcccctcccccatGGGggagcaaaccctaaccctaacccaaacCCCAACCCcccacccctcctcctccgcccccaaTCCCCCGTCCCCTTCCCGCAAGGATCCCTCCGATCCCACCCCGgcttcctccgccgcccccaCCGCGAAGATCCCCTTCCGCCCGAGGAAGATCCGCAAGGTCTCCGGCGAATCCGACGGCGATCCGagctcctcgtcgtcgtctGCCAGGGCGGCGCTCCGCGCGGCGGCGCGGCCCCTCTCTGCCGACggggaggtggcggcggcgatcCGGCACCTCCGCGCGGCGGACCCGCTCCTCGCCCCCGTGATCGACGTCCACGAACCCCCGATCTTCGAGCGGTTCCACCCCCCCTTCCACTGCCTCGTCCGCAGCATCCTCTACCAGCAGCTCGCCTACAAGGCCGCCGCCTCCATCTACGCCCGCTTCCTCTCCCTCTGCGGCGGCGAGGCCGGCGTGCTCCCAGACGCCGTCCTCGCCCTCACCCCGCACCAGCTCCGCCAGATCGGCATCTCCGCCCGCAAGGCCAGCTACCTCCACGACCTCGCCCGCAAGTACCACTCCGGCATCCTCTCCGACGCCGCCATCGTCGCCATGGACGACAAGTCCCTCTTCTCCATGCTCACCATGGTCAACGGCATCGGCGCATGGTCCGTCCACATGTTCATGATCTTCTCCCTCCACCGCCCCGACGTCCTCCCCGTCGGCGACCTCGGCGTGCGCAAGGGCGTGCAGATCCTCTACGGGCTCAACGAGGTGCCGCGCCCCTCGCAGATGGAGCAGTACTGCGACAAGTGGCGGCCCTACCGCTCCGTCGGCGCCTGGTACATGTGGCGCCTCGTCGATAATAAGGGCCCCCCGAATTTACTCCCGCCCACCGGTGGAGTGCTCGCCATTGCCGGATCCGGAGACGGACTCGGAGCGATCGggccgcagcagcagcaccagcaacagcagcagcaccaACATGCGCAGCTTATTGATCCTATTCAGATGCTTCCCACTCTCAGGTGA